A region of Methanomassiliicoccales archaeon DNA encodes the following proteins:
- a CDS encoding HD domain-containing protein yields the protein MPLEFEKFIRDPLYGFIGLTKKEIELLETRAVQRLRRIKQLGNTHLVYPSACHTRFEHSLGVLHVATRMAKAVQLDDEEIEIVRYAGILHDVGHGPLSHNFESVIRAATDGKGVDHETITRKIITEDGEINSVLGDRVESVLSLFDENTETAARCIISSNIDADRLDYLMRDSYHIGVAYGIFDIERILHTLSKEDFRDKSYIVVSKKGMDALEGFLLARHLMHTQVYNHHVRLISDEMLIRGVQTALRDHILDNRYFDVEGKNFVDSLLELDDDSFFSLLKSDQSSKTYDMVHRIERRKLLKRSFEADLESPLLDPLKKRELRSMSRARLKSLEEDLADESGCDQDFIIACVQEIKETLYSPSSDKKSPILIKEKDGRISDFDERYCVFKRVDPLRNFYVFCPAEFVEQVRSAAERKLEIQNGRTVRSS from the coding sequence TTGCCGCTCGAGTTCGAGAAGTTCATCAGGGATCCCTTGTATGGGTTCATAGGCCTCACCAAAAAGGAGATAGAACTGCTGGAAACGCGTGCGGTCCAGAGGCTGAGGCGGATAAAGCAGCTGGGTAATACCCACCTGGTTTACCCGAGTGCATGCCACACCCGGTTCGAGCACTCACTAGGAGTGCTCCACGTCGCGACTAGGATGGCAAAGGCGGTGCAGCTGGACGATGAAGAAATAGAAATAGTTAGGTACGCGGGGATACTCCACGATGTCGGACACGGGCCTTTGTCTCACAACTTCGAGTCTGTTATAAGGGCGGCAACCGACGGTAAGGGAGTCGACCACGAAACGATCACGAGAAAGATAATCACTGAAGATGGGGAAATCAATAGTGTCTTGGGGGACAGGGTCGAGAGCGTACTCTCACTATTCGATGAAAACACAGAGACTGCGGCCAGGTGCATTATATCGAGCAACATAGACGCGGACAGGCTGGACTACCTTATGAGGGACTCCTACCACATAGGTGTGGCCTATGGTATCTTCGACATCGAGAGGATCCTGCACACCCTATCAAAGGAAGATTTTCGCGACAAGTCCTATATCGTTGTCTCGAAAAAAGGGATGGATGCCCTTGAGGGGTTCCTACTGGCGAGGCACCTAATGCACACACAAGTCTACAACCACCACGTCAGGTTGATTTCTGATGAGATGCTGATCCGTGGTGTCCAGACTGCATTAAGAGATCACATTTTGGACAACAGGTATTTTGATGTCGAAGGAAAGAACTTCGTCGACTCTTTACTCGAGCTTGATGATGATTCTTTTTTTAGTCTATTGAAATCGGACCAGTCCAGCAAAACATATGATATGGTGCATAGGATTGAAAGGAGGAAGCTGCTGAAGAGGTCTTTCGAAGCTGATCTTGAGTCGCCGCTGCTCGATCCCCTGAAAAAAAGGGAGTTGAGGAGTATGTCCCGCGCGAGGCTGAAATCGCTCGAAGAGGACCTTGCTGATGAGTCAGGATGTGACCAGGACTTCATTATAGCGTGCGTGCAGGAAATAAAGGAGACGCTTTATTCACCTTCAAGCGATAAAAAATCACCAATACTGATAAAGGAAAAGGACGGGAGGATTTCTGATTTTGATGAGAGGTATTGTGTCTTCAAGAGAGTGGACCCGCTGCGCAATTTCTATGTGTTCTGCCCTGCTGAGTTCGTAGAACAGGTCAGGT